A region of Vitis riparia cultivar Riparia Gloire de Montpellier isolate 1030 chromosome 1, EGFV_Vit.rip_1.0, whole genome shotgun sequence DNA encodes the following proteins:
- the LOC117915128 gene encoding chaperone protein dnaJ 15, with protein sequence MGSKLEGPSAPAVRRDPYEVLSVSRDSTDQEIKTAYRKLALKYHPDKNASNPEASELFKEVAYSYNILSDPEKRRQYDSAGFEALDSDSMDMEIDLSNLGTVNTMFAALFSKLGVPIKTTVSANVLEEALNGTVTVRPLPVGTSVSGKVDKQCAHFFGVTINEEQAQAGIVVRVTSSSQSKFKLLYFEQDANGGYGLALQEDSEKTGKVTSAGMYFLHFQVYRMDSTLNALAMAKDPEAAFFKRLEGLQPCEVSELKAGTHIFAVYGDNFFKTASYTIEALCAKSYEDTTEKLKDIEAQILRKRTELRQFETEYRKALARFQEVTNRYGQEKQCVYELLKQRDSIHCSFTVTKTANNSIISGSGSNMSNGSSSKIPNDDLKVESPGEDVSSEGKDKSSKKKWFNLNLKGSDKKSG encoded by the exons ATGGGTTCGAAGTTGGAAGGGCCTTCGGCACCAGCAGTTCGTCGGGACCCGTATGAGGTGTTGAGCGTATCCAGAGATTCAACAGATCAGGAAATTAAGACTGCTTACAGAAAGCTTGCTCTTAA GTATCATCCTGACAAAAACGCCAGTAATCCTGAAGCATCAGAACTTTTCAAGGAGGTTGCATATTCTTATAACATCTTATCTGACCCAGAGAAAAGAAGACAATATGACAGTGCAGGGTTTGAG GCTCTGGATTCTGATAGCATGGACATGGAAATTGACTTGTCCAACCTTGGAACTGTCAATACAATGTTTGCAGCATTATTCAG CAAGCTGGGCGTCCCTATTAAGACTACAGTTTCTGCAAATGTTCTTGAAGAAGCTTTAAATGGAACTGTCACAGTCAGACCACTTCCAGTTGGAACATCAGTCAGTGGAAAG GTAGACAAACAATGTGCCCACTTCTTTGGCGTAACAATAAATGAGGAACAAGCCCAAGCAGGGATTGTAGTTAGAGTTACTTCATCTTCACAAAGCAAATTTAAG CTACTTTATTTTGAACAAGATGCCAATGGTGGTTATGGCTTAGCTTTACAG GAAGATAGTGAGAAAACTGGCAAGGTGACATCTGCAGGGATGTATTTCTTACATTTTCAAGTGTACAGAATGGATTCAACTTTGAATGCG TTAGCGATGGCTAAGGACCCTGAAGCTGCTTTCTTCAAAAGGTTGGAAGGTCTTCAACCTTGTGAGGTCTCAGAACTAAAAGCTGGCACTCACATATTCGCTGTTTATG gggataatttttttaaaactgctTCTTATACAATTGAGGCACTTTGTGCTAAGTCATATGAGGATACAACTGAGAAGCTTAAGGATATTGAGGCCCAGATTTTAAGGAAGAGAACTGAGCTACGCCAATTTGAGACAGAATACAGAAAG GCATTGGCACGCTTTCAAGAAGTGACCAACAGATACGGCCAGGAAAAGCAGTGTGTAT ATGAGCTGCTGAAACAGCGGGACAGTATCCACTGTTCATTCACCGTAACCAAGACAGCTAATAATAGTATTATTAGTGGAAGTGGTAGTAATATGAGTAATGGAAGTAGTAGTAAAATTCCTAATGATGATTTGAAGGTTGAGAGTCCAGGGGAAGATGTAAGCTCGGAAGGAAAGGATAAATCAAGCAAAAAGAAATGGTTCAATCTCAACCTGAAGGGATCCGATAAAAAGTCTGGTTGA
- the LOC117915120 gene encoding rust resistance kinase Lr10-like has translation MLNYIPRNSSPIPTMEITSLPFLIFFISTFLTLIHSQSDTSYYNLCKPFDCGNITFSFPFSLGADFGFGPRDCGLPGYQIFCESSSNPRLMLSDRFYQVKQLYLSPHHEQQSSNFITVVDHPLINDLSSGSCVSLGNLSIPTNAVAPLKLPSWGVDLTFFQCSTRLPLPQDFLDTLVNNFTYNCQEGYALHLLREVRGNESRLDSPPLSPVLIPSGCGLVSLPVSRASLTRYGLLNSSDGENRMVLKAHMELEQLLHVLRDGFPLEWSSFGVCESCKNKGGRCGYDSILGKVDCFCEAGHCQQLRHQQSQRKLIVGVAAGGSFIVVAAVVLSIFEFKKRIKKSYSRKTQTVGGGRNAEQFIKEYQSAVLTNYSYNDMKKMSSGFKDKLGQGGFGNVYLGKMLDGRLIAIKMLEKSNHEISHDFVNEVASIGRIHHVNVIRLLGFCWDGSKQALIYEYMPSGSLGDLMSKEGARLSLGLARLLEIAIGVAHGIEYLHNGCESRILHLDIKPQNILLDHNLNPKISDFGLAKVYSRDRSAVSVTCARGTIGYIAPEIFMRNVGSPSHKSDVYSYGMLLLDMVGGKKHVVSKMMASSESYFPDWIHDKVMEEEGMEEPIFSVAEEEVGIAKKMIMVGSWCIQMDPRDRPSMARVVEMLNGSAEAIQMPPKPFFSSSSPAHFEQEITHSESDTGASLPLFESSQSQG, from the exons ATGTTGAATTACATCCCAAGAAACTCCAGTCCAATTCCAACAATGGAGATCACATCTCTACCAttcctcatcttcttcatatcCACATTTCTCACACTCATCCATTCACAGAGCGACACTTCCTACTACAATCTCTGCAAGCCCTTCGATTGCGGCAACATCACCTTCAGCTTTCCCTTCTCCCTAGGTGCAGATTTTGGCTTTGGCCCACGCGACTGCGGCCTTCCCGGATACCAAATCTTCTGCGAATCATCTTCCAACCCCCGCCTCATGCTCTCCGATAGATTTTACCAAGTCAAACAACTCTATCTATCACCACACCATGAACAGCAATCGTCAAACTTCATCACCGTGGTGGACCACCCGCTAATCAACGATCTGAGCTCCGGCTCTTGTGTTTCCCTTGGGAACCTCTCCATCCCCACCAATGCTGTTGCACCGCTCAAGCTTCCCTCCTGGGGCGTCGACCTCACATTCTTTCAGTGTTCCACTCGGCTACCTCTTCCCCAGGATTTTCTCGATACACTTGTGAATAATTTCACTTATAATTGTCAAGAGGGGTACGCGCTACACCTTTTGCGGGAGGTTCGTGGGAATGAGAGTCGACTCGACTCGCCTCCACTCAGCCCAGTGCTGATCCCGAGCGGTTGTGGGTTAGTGTCGTTGCCTGTATCTCGTGCTAGCTTGACTAGGTATGGGTTGTTGAATAGCAGCGATGGTGAGAATAGGATGGTGCTGAAGGCGCATATGGAGCTGGAGCAGCTGCTTCACGTGTTGCGTGATGGGTTTCCATTAGAGTGGTCCAGTTTTGGCGTTTGCGAGAGTTGCAAGAACAAGGGTGGACGATGTGGGTATGATAGCATATTGGGGAAAGTAGATTGTTTCTGTGAAGCCGGCCACTGCCAACAACTCCG GCACCAACAATCCCAGCGGAAGCTTATTGTAG GTGTTGCGGCTGGGGGCTCTTTCATTGTAGTCGCGGCTGTTGTGCTGTCCATTTTCGAATTCAAGAAGAGAATCAAGAAATCCTATTCAAGAAAGACCCAAACTGTGGGAGGTGGAAGAAATGCAGAGCAGTTCATTAAGGAATATCAATCAGCCGTATTGACCAACTATTCATACAATGACATGAAGAAGATGAGCAGTGGCTTCAAAGATAAGTTAGGCCAAGGAGGGTTTGGCAACGTCTACTTGGGAAAAATGCTGGATGGTCGCCTAATTGCCATCAAGATGCTGGAGAAGTCCAACCATGAAATTAGCCACGATTTTGTTAATGAAGTAGCCAGCATTGGTAGGATTCACCATGTTAACGTCATACGCTTGTTGGGTTTCTGTTGGGACGGCTCAAAACAAGCTCTTATCTATGAGTACATGCCCAGTGGATCACTGGGGGACTTGATGTCCAAAGAGGGTGCGAGACTCTCACTAGGTTTGGCGAGGCTTCTTGAAATCGCCATCGGAGTAGCACATGGTATAGAGTACCTGCACAATGGTTGTGAATCACGAATCTTGCATCTTGATATAAAACCTCAAAATATCCTGCTAGACCACAACTTGAATCccaaaatttcagattttggaTTGGCAAAGGTATACTCTCGAGATCGAAGTGCTGTCTCAGTGACCTGCGCAAGGGGAACCATTGGGTATATAGCTCCTGAGATTTTCATGAGAAACGTTGGGAGTCCTTCTCACAAGTCCGATGTTTACAGCTATGGAATGCTCCTATTAGACATGGTTGGTGGGAAGAAGCATGTTGTATCAAAAATGATGGCCTCAAGTGAATCATACTTTCCTGATTGGATTCAtgacaaggtcatggaagaggAGGGGATGGAGGAGCCCATCTTTTCCGTAGCAGAAGAGGAAGTGGGCATAGCAAAGAAGATGATTATGGTGGGTTCATGGTGCATCCAAATGGATCCTAGAGATCGTCCCTCAATGGCAAGAGTAGTGGAAATGCTAAATGGAAGTGCGGAAGCCATTCAAATGCCTCCAAAACCCTTTTTCTCTTCATCTTCTCCTGCCCATTTTGAGCAGGAAATTACCCACTCTGAAAGTGATACAGGTGCCTCACTTCCCTTGTTTGAGAGTTCTCAAAGTCAGGGGTGA